Proteins from a genomic interval of Lycium ferocissimum isolate CSIRO_LF1 chromosome 2, AGI_CSIRO_Lferr_CH_V1, whole genome shotgun sequence:
- the LOC132047807 gene encoding uncharacterized protein LOC132047807, giving the protein MPQSVQNCNFCDRDELSIYREDNIMNYWDWSSYGEREDVFYVECKIDYMLEKLNRVDDDEDGHSPELLESVVTPWELKFNCLKKCRIMAKVVCNMLGICEDSASAVAEQVSTFAIQQLNDPQNTGCKVVLIVMWFTIFYVQHDGEGLNDARARVNTIFPFRQLPPIVPPPNPTTRSVNPSDFQVAVYRWTLKHGDPILPMCSVYMDEPSIGETIAILPCWHYFHLHCIIKWLEINNRCPVCRWAFPKNGK; this is encoded by the coding sequence ATGCCTCAGTCGGTACAAAACTGTAACTTCTGTGACCGTGATGAGCTAAGCATATATAGGGAGGACAATATCATGAATTACTGGGATTGGTCCAGTTATGGTGAAAGGGAGGACGTCTTCTACGTTGAATGTAAAATTGATTATATGCTCGAAAAATTAAACAgagttgatgatgatgaagatggtCATTCTCCTGAACTGCTCGAGTCTGTCGTGACACCTTGGGAGTTGAAATTTAACTGCCTAAAAAAATGCAGAATAATGGCAAAAGTAGTTTGCAATATGTTAGGCATATGCGAAGACTCTGCCTCTGCTGTAGCTGAACAGGTTTCAACTTTTGCCATACAACAGCTAAATGATCCTCAAAACACTGGTTGTAAAGTTGTGCTTATAGTAATGTGGTTTACTATTTTTTATGTCCAACATGATGGTGAAGGTCTTAATGATGCTCGTGCTCGTGTCAATACCATCTTCCCATTTCGACAACTTCCTCCTATTGTTCCTCCTCCTAATCCGACAACCAGAAGTGTAAATCCATCAGACTTTCAAGTAGCAGTGTACAGATGGACTTTAAAACATGGTGATCCAATACTTCCCATGTGTTCCGTCTATATGGATGAGCCTTCAATTGGAGAGACTATTGCAATCTTGCCGTGCTGGCATTATTTTCACTTACACTGTATCATCAAATGGCTGGAAATAAATAACCGATGCCCTGTTTGTCGATGGGCCTTTCCAAAAAATGGCAAATAG
- the LOC132046358 gene encoding protein STRICTOSIDINE SYNTHASE-LIKE 6-like, protein MPKSNPTSSSSTRSVSSLPLFIPVLIIPVILATVLYQLESFDPASYPTHVLSNEPAMVFPKRNNKMLYGSEKIGVDQLLSPEDVAYDSNTGVIYTGCVDGWVKKVKVNKSVADSKVENWVFTGGRPLGLALGHHGEVIVADADKGLLLNVTSEGEIKVLTEEAEGLKFKLVDAVDVAEDGIIYFSDASYKYKFKDYIYDFLEARPYGRLLSYDPSTKQTKMLLSDLYFANGVAVSPDQNSVIFCETPLRKCKKYYIKGERKGSVDIFVENLPGFPDNIRYDGEGHYWIAFASEKTYAWDLAQSYPFIRKIMAILVKYVVQPHAEKNGGVLSVDLQGNPVEHYYDRDLTMVSSATKIGDHLYIGSVKSPYMLRLNLKQNPAVQTS, encoded by the exons ATGCCTAAGTCAAACCCAACTTCATCGTCTTCTACAAGAAGTGTATCTAGTTTACCTCTTTTTATACCAGTACTAATAATACCCGTTATTCTAGCAACAGTTCTCTACCAACTCGAGTCCTTCGACCCGGCTTCTTACCCGACCCATGTGCTCAGTAACGAGCCGGCCATGGTTTTCCCAAAGCGCAATAACAAGATGCTCTATGGATCGGAAAAAATCGGAGTTGACCAGTTGTTATCACCCGAAGACGTAGCTTATGATTCAAATACGGGAGTTATTTACACGGGCTGTGTTGACGGGTGGGTCAAAAAAGTGAAGGTGAATAAATCAGTGGCGGATTCAAAGGTGGAAAACTGGGTTTTCACCGGTGGCAGACCACTTGGACTTGCTTTAGGACATCATGGTGAAGTTATCGTTGCTGATGCCGACAAG GGCTTACTACTGAACGTCACCTCAGAGGGTGAAATTAAAGTGCTAACAGAGGAAGCTGAAGGCCTGAAATTCAAATTGGTTGACGCTGTAGACGTTGCAGAGGATGGCATTATATACTTCTCGGATGCTTCTTACAAATATAAATTCAAAGACTACATTTATGATTTTCTTGAAGCCAGGCCCTACGGCAGATTGTTAAGTTATGATCCATCAACTAAACAGACCAAAATGCTACTTAGCGACCTGTATTTCGCTAATGGTGTTGCCGTTTCTCCAGATCAAAATTCTGTTATTTTCTGTGAAACCCCTTT GAGGAAATGCAAGAAGTATTACATAAAAGGTGAACGAAAAGGCTCTGTGGATATTTTTGTTGAGAATTTGCCTGGATTTCCTGACAACATTCGGTACGATGGTGAAGGCCATTATTGGATTGCATTCGCCTCG GAAAAGACATATGCATGGGACTTGGCACAAAGCTACCCATTCATCAGGAAGATAATGGCTATATTGGTGAAGTATGTGGTGCAACCTCATGCAGAAAAAAATGGCGGTGTTTTATCTGTTGATTTACAAGGAAATCCGGTCGAACACTATTATGACAGGGACTTGACGATGGTGTCAAGCGCCACTAAGATAGGTGATCATTTGTACATTGGTTCTGTAAAGTCTCCATACATGCTTCGCCTCAATCTCAAACAAAATCCGGCAGTTCAAACTTCataa